Proteins found in one Quercus robur chromosome 2, dhQueRobu3.1, whole genome shotgun sequence genomic segment:
- the LOC126696123 gene encoding uncharacterized protein LOC126696123: MTVHSKNETLMCKVFPFNLGLVAMRWFYGLGVGSIDSFKELTRAFGSRFITCSRVFRPLDSLLSMSMQEGETLKTYSDRYWEMFNDIDGDFNDVAIRTFKVGLPTEHDLRKSLTKKPVRSVRRLMDCIDKYKRVEEDQQQGKGKGKVIPQERRDFRSNRYNNNKP; this comes from the coding sequence ATGACTGTACACTCCAAGAATGAGaccttgatgtgtaaggtatttccGTTCAACTTGGGGCTTGTAGCGATGAGGTGGTTTTATGGTCTAGGTGTAGGTTCTATTGACTCCTTCAAGGAGCTCACCCGAGCGTTTGGGTCTCGTTTTATTACGTGTAGTAGGGTTTTTCGACCTTTAGATTCTCTTTTGTCCATGTCCATGCAAGAAGGTGAGACCCTGAAAACGTACTCGGACAGGTACTGGGAGATGTTTAATGATATTGATGGGGACTTTAATGACGTGGCTATAAGGACATTCAAGGTCGGATTGCCTACTGAGCATGatttgagaaaatccttgaccAAAAAGCCGGTAAGGAGTGTTCGTCGGCTTATGGATTGCATTGACAAGTACAAGCGGGTCGAGGAAGACCAACAACAAGGCAAGGGGAAGggtaaggttatccctcaggagaggagggattttaGGTCAAACAGATACAACAATAACAAACCCTGA